Proteins encoded together in one Macadamia integrifolia cultivar HAES 741 unplaced genomic scaffold, SCU_Mint_v3 scaffold2069, whole genome shotgun sequence window:
- the LOC122065619 gene encoding heavy metal-associated isoprenylated plant protein 39-like → MDPLNIVGKLHKYWHTEIDFIGPPEEPKAPELEKKEEEKKDEAAVKIAELIKAIELGGGYNYPYMTSHYHLESIAEENPNACCVIS, encoded by the coding sequence ATGGATCCTCTAAACATCGTGGGGAAATTGCATAAGTATTGGCACACGGAAATAGACTTTATTGGGCCACCGGAAGAGCCTAAGGCGCCTGAGctggagaaaaaagaagaagaaaagaaggatgaAGCCGCCGTTAAAATCGCCGAGCTCATTAAGGCAATAGAGTTGGGTGGTGGTTATAATTATCCCTACATGACTTCACACTATCATCTTGAGAGTATCGCAGAAGAGAACCCTAATGCTTGTTGTGTTATATCTTAA